Proteins encoded by one window of Chondromyces crocatus:
- a CDS encoding SRPBCC family protein has protein sequence MLTDKTAQSQTEALSFEFDFNHRPEKVWRALTDPSLLAEWLLPVVGFELAPGTAFSFHTQPMPGWDGVVNCRMIESEVQRKLSYRWVVGDMDTVVTFTLTPTAKGTHLSLVHTGFRPDQKQNFGGARYGWKMMGQKLVDLLARAA, from the coding sequence ATGCTCACTGACAAGACCGCGCAATCGCAGACGGAAGCCCTCTCGTTCGAATTCGATTTCAATCACCGACCGGAGAAGGTGTGGCGCGCGCTCACCGACCCGTCGCTGCTCGCGGAGTGGCTCTTGCCCGTCGTCGGTTTCGAGCTCGCGCCAGGGACGGCGTTCTCGTTTCACACGCAGCCGATGCCTGGCTGGGATGGCGTCGTGAATTGCCGGATGATCGAAAGCGAGGTGCAGCGGAAGCTCAGCTACAGGTGGGTCGTGGGCGACATGGACACCGTCGTGACGTTCACGCTCACACCCACGGCGAAGGGCACGCACCTGTCGCTCGTACACACCGGCTTCAGGCCGGACCAGAAGCAGAACTTCGGTGGCGCGCGCTACGGCTGGAAGATGATGGGCCAGAAGCTCGTCGACCTCCTCGCGAGGGCGGCATGA
- a CDS encoding ATP-binding cassette domain-containing protein, with translation MIPDMASSNQHPADRHDLIRVQGARENNLKDVSVAIPKRRLTVFTGVSGSGKSSLVFGTIAAESQRMINETYSAFVQGFMPTLARPEVDVLEGLTTAIIIDQERMGANSRSTLGTVTDANAMLRVLFSRLGKPHIGSSKAFSFNVPSVTAVGQLSVDKGTSKKTERRTFSIIGGMCPRCEGMGSVSDIDLTQLYDDKKSLNEGAITVPGYTADGWYVRIFGAVLDLDKPIRKYTKKELHDFLHKEPTKVKLDNLNLTYEGLVPRIQKSFLSKDVDAMQPHIRAFVERAVTFATCPDCKGTRLTEAARSSKIKGISIADACAMQINDLATWVRGLDEPSVAPLLTALGQSLDSFVEIGLGYLSLDRPSGTLSGGEAQRTKMIRHLGSSLTDVTYVFDEPTIGLHPHDIQRMNGLLQRLRDKGNTVLVVEHKPEAIAIADHVVDIGPGAGTAGGEVVFAGTVEGLRASGTLTGRHLSDRASLKPSVRKPSGVMKVRGASTHNLKKVDVDIPLGVLVVVTGVAGSGKSSLIHGSVSGREGVVSVDQAPIRGSRRSNPATYTDMLEPIRKAFAKANGVKPALFSANSEGACPTCNGAGVIYTDLGMMAGVSTVCEDCEGRRFQASVLEYRFGGLNIAEVLDLPIDEAVGFFGAGKGNTPAAHAILKRLADVGLGYVRLGQPLTTLSGGERQRLKLATHMGAEGGIYVLDEPTTGLHLADLQKLLGLLDRLVDAGKSVIVIEHNQSVMAHADWIIDLGPGAGHDGGRVVFEGTPADLVAAKSTLTGEHLAAFVGARQKAVRAR, from the coding sequence ATGATCCCGGACATGGCCTCCTCGAACCAGCATCCCGCAGACCGTCACGACCTCATCCGCGTCCAGGGCGCCAGGGAGAACAACCTCAAAGACGTCAGCGTCGCGATCCCCAAGCGGCGGCTGACGGTGTTCACCGGCGTCTCGGGCTCGGGCAAGTCGTCCCTCGTGTTCGGCACCATCGCTGCGGAGTCGCAGCGGATGATCAACGAGACCTACAGCGCGTTCGTGCAAGGGTTCATGCCGACGCTGGCTCGGCCCGAGGTCGACGTCCTGGAGGGGCTGACGACGGCGATCATCATCGACCAGGAGCGCATGGGGGCGAACTCTCGCTCGACGCTCGGCACGGTGACCGACGCCAACGCCATGCTGCGGGTGCTGTTCAGCCGCCTCGGCAAGCCGCACATCGGCTCGTCCAAGGCCTTCTCGTTCAACGTCCCGTCGGTCACCGCGGTCGGGCAGTTGTCCGTCGACAAGGGCACGAGCAAGAAGACCGAGCGGCGCACCTTCTCCATCATCGGCGGCATGTGTCCGCGGTGCGAGGGGATGGGCTCGGTCTCCGACATCGATCTGACCCAGCTCTACGACGACAAGAAGTCGCTCAACGAGGGGGCGATCACCGTGCCCGGCTACACGGCCGACGGCTGGTACGTGCGCATCTTCGGGGCCGTCCTCGACCTCGACAAGCCGATCCGCAAGTACACCAAGAAGGAGCTTCACGACTTCCTCCACAAGGAGCCGACGAAGGTGAAGCTCGACAACCTGAACCTCACCTACGAGGGGCTCGTCCCGCGGATCCAGAAGTCGTTCCTCTCCAAGGACGTCGATGCGATGCAGCCGCACATCCGCGCCTTCGTGGAGCGCGCGGTCACCTTCGCCACCTGTCCCGACTGCAAGGGCACCCGGCTCACCGAGGCCGCTCGGTCCTCCAAGATCAAGGGCATCAGCATCGCCGACGCTTGCGCGATGCAGATCAACGACCTCGCCACGTGGGTGCGCGGCCTGGACGAGCCCTCGGTCGCGCCGCTGCTCACGGCGCTGGGGCAATCGCTCGACTCATTCGTGGAGATCGGGCTGGGCTACCTGAGCCTCGATCGGCCTTCCGGCACGCTGTCGGGCGGTGAAGCGCAGCGCACCAAGATGATCCGCCACCTGGGGTCGTCGCTCACGGACGTGACCTACGTCTTCGACGAGCCGACCATCGGGCTGCACCCGCACGACATCCAGCGGATGAATGGCCTGCTCCAGAGGCTGCGCGACAAGGGGAACACCGTCCTCGTGGTCGAGCACAAGCCGGAAGCGATCGCGATCGCCGATCACGTGGTCGACATCGGTCCTGGCGCAGGCACCGCGGGGGGTGAGGTGGTCTTCGCGGGCACCGTCGAGGGGCTGCGGGCCAGCGGCACGCTCACCGGGCGTCACCTGAGCGACCGGGCGTCCTTGAAGCCGTCGGTGCGAAAGCCCTCGGGGGTGATGAAGGTGCGCGGCGCGAGCACCCACAACCTGAAGAAGGTCGACGTCGACATCCCGCTCGGCGTCCTGGTGGTGGTGACCGGCGTGGCGGGGTCGGGCAAGAGCTCGCTGATTCACGGTTCGGTGAGCGGCCGAGAGGGCGTGGTCTCCGTCGACCAGGCCCCGATCCGCGGGTCACGGCGGAGCAACCCGGCGACGTACACCGACATGCTGGAGCCGATCCGCAAGGCGTTCGCGAAGGCCAACGGCGTGAAGCCCGCCCTTTTCAGCGCCAACTCCGAGGGCGCTTGCCCGACCTGCAACGGCGCCGGCGTGATCTACACCGACCTGGGCATGATGGCCGGCGTCTCCACGGTCTGCGAGGACTGCGAGGGCCGGCGCTTCCAGGCGTCGGTCCTGGAGTACCGCTTCGGTGGGCTCAACATCGCCGAGGTGCTCGACCTGCCGATCGACGAGGCCGTCGGCTTCTTCGGCGCCGGCAAGGGCAACACGCCAGCCGCGCACGCGATTCTGAAGCGCCTCGCCGACGTGGGGCTCGGCTACGTGCGCCTCGGGCAACCGCTCACCACGCTCTCGGGCGGCGAGCGCCAGCGGCTCAAGCTGGCGACGCACATGGGCGCCGAAGGCGGCATCTACGTACTCGACGAGCCGACCACCGGCTTGCACCTGGCGGACCTCCAGAAGCTGCTCGGCCTCCTGGATCGGCTGGTCGACGCAGGGAAGTCGGTCATCGTGATCGAGCACAACCAGTCGGTGATGGCGCACGCCGACTGGATCATCGACCTCGGACCTGGCGCGGGCCACGACGGCGGGCGGGTCGTGTTCGAAGGCACCCCGGCCGACCTGGTGGCGGCGAAGTCGACGCTGACTGGCGAGCACCTGGCGGCCTTCGTCGGTGCCCGGCAGAAGGCCGTCAGAGCCCGCTGA
- a CDS encoding VOC family protein, producing MPVSVTNHLNFRGNARAALEFYQSVFGGDVTILTYEDARNVQVPAEAEQVMWGQVAAKNGFRVMAYDVPAAMPWDEGKNAFFVSVRGDSAAEITALWEKLSAGATIAQPLSPSGWSPLYGMLKDRFGITWVIDVATEYKAS from the coding sequence ATGCCTGTGAGCGTGACCAATCACTTGAATTTTCGTGGCAATGCCCGCGCCGCGCTGGAGTTCTATCAGTCCGTGTTCGGTGGTGACGTCACCATCCTCACCTACGAGGATGCACGGAACGTCCAGGTGCCCGCGGAAGCCGAGCAGGTGATGTGGGGCCAGGTTGCCGCAAAGAATGGCTTCCGCGTGATGGCGTATGACGTGCCCGCCGCAATGCCCTGGGACGAAGGCAAGAACGCCTTCTTCGTGTCGGTCCGCGGTGACTCGGCGGCCGAGATCACGGCGCTCTGGGAGAAGCTTTCTGCAGGCGCGACCATCGCGCAGCCGCTTTCGCCATCGGGATGGTCGCCGCTGTACGGGATGCTCAAAGATCGCTTCGGCATCACGTGGGTCATTGATGTCGCAACGGAATACAAGGCTTCCTGA
- a CDS encoding O-methyltransferase, which translates to MKSDPFDVLPDERVRAVLRRLHGEADRQVPGVLLHLLPQLPRMLLGRRIDAPGTELDYADKYLALACEQGAFCYLTARALRARTIVEFGTSFGVSTLWLAAAVRDNGGGRVIGTELLPEKAKRAQAHVEEAGLAAFVEIRVGDAMETLQADLGEVDFMLNDGFPLRALDVLKLVAPALRPGAVVVTDNVGVFRADYRDYVAYVREPRHGFASMTIPFRSGTEYSVRQPEPPG; encoded by the coding sequence ATGAAGTCCGATCCCTTCGACGTACTGCCCGACGAGCGGGTGCGCGCCGTGCTGCGGCGCCTCCACGGGGAGGCCGACCGACAGGTGCCGGGTGTCTTGCTTCACCTGTTGCCGCAGCTACCGCGGATGCTTCTCGGCCGCCGCATCGACGCTCCGGGGACGGAGCTGGACTATGCCGACAAGTACCTCGCGCTCGCGTGCGAACAGGGCGCTTTTTGCTACCTGACGGCGCGTGCGCTCCGCGCCAGGACGATCGTGGAGTTCGGCACGTCCTTCGGCGTCTCGACGCTGTGGCTGGCGGCAGCGGTGCGCGACAACGGCGGTGGGCGCGTCATCGGCACCGAGCTGTTGCCAGAGAAAGCGAAGCGCGCGCAGGCGCACGTGGAGGAGGCGGGGCTCGCAGCCTTCGTGGAGATTCGCGTGGGCGACGCGATGGAGACGCTGCAGGCGGACCTCGGCGAGGTGGACTTCATGCTCAACGATGGATTCCCCCTGCGGGCCCTCGACGTCCTGAAGCTCGTCGCCCCGGCCCTGCGCCCAGGCGCGGTGGTGGTGACCGACAACGTCGGGGTCTTCAGGGCCGATTACCGCGACTACGTGGCCTACGTGCGCGAGCCGCGCCACGGGTTCGCGTCGATGACGATCCCCTTCCGCTCGGGCACCGAGTATTCGGTCCGGCAGCCGGAGCCGCCGGGCTGA
- a CDS encoding TetR/AcrR family transcriptional regulator: MTQDDDLIEAEPGQPGRKRDPSRDAKILEATLEVLAEVGAASLTMDLVAARAGAGKATIYRRWSSKAEMIIEAVAYMKRNQVDIEHLPDTGTLRGDFLGLFKPQSLEEGERKMKIMSGLTSLLVQDPALSEAASRAVVEPWAEACLALMQRAVARGEVSASADIVTLSQVAPSMAAYRTLVQRKPFDLEFLLSLVDGIMLPALRGQSSGSPSEATDRRPDHAAPRADESRAPRRAAVRNRSKR; the protein is encoded by the coding sequence ATGACCCAGGACGACGACCTCATCGAGGCCGAGCCAGGGCAGCCCGGGCGCAAGCGAGACCCGTCGCGCGATGCCAAGATCCTCGAGGCCACCCTCGAAGTCCTCGCCGAGGTGGGCGCTGCCAGCTTGACCATGGATCTCGTGGCCGCGCGGGCAGGAGCCGGAAAAGCGACCATCTACCGCCGCTGGTCCTCGAAGGCCGAGATGATCATCGAGGCCGTGGCCTACATGAAGCGCAACCAGGTCGACATCGAGCATCTGCCCGACACAGGCACACTCCGCGGCGATTTCCTGGGGTTGTTCAAGCCGCAGTCGCTCGAAGAAGGCGAGCGCAAGATGAAGATCATGTCAGGGCTCACCTCCCTGCTCGTGCAGGACCCTGCGCTCTCCGAGGCAGCCAGCCGCGCCGTCGTCGAGCCATGGGCCGAAGCGTGCCTGGCGTTGATGCAGCGTGCCGTCGCACGCGGTGAGGTCTCCGCGTCTGCGGACATCGTGACGCTGTCTCAGGTCGCGCCATCGATGGCTGCCTACCGTACCCTGGTGCAGCGCAAACCGTTCGACCTGGAGTTCCTCTTGTCTTTGGTCGACGGCATCATGCTGCCGGCCCTACGAGGCCAGTCCTCTGGCTCGCCCTCGGAGGCGACGGATCGACGACCGGACCACGCCGCTCCGCGGGCCGACGAATCCCGAGCGCCCCGCCGAGCGGCGGTGCGAAATCGCTCGAAACGCTGA
- a CDS encoding helix-turn-helix domain-containing protein: MANEPPGAAASLDSLATRFALSARGRWKLSTARPANAIGLSMESGGLESEFHAHRESQLMYLVRGELLCEASSALWIVPPQSALWIPAAVTHRIRARAPLEGYSVFVDPDAAPNLPPECCAVSVTPLFRELLLRLATRPALYDLDGPDARLVGVLLDELTTVSIEKHRLPMPTDPRLRRLVDAMIAEPASGATTKTWAKRIGVGERTLNRLLVEETGLSFGRWRHQLHIILAIQKLSRGATVQSVALDLGYESASSFVTMFRKALGASPARYMASRLATLA; this comes from the coding sequence GTGGCGAATGAACCCCCTGGCGCGGCAGCATCGCTCGACTCGCTCGCGACCCGCTTCGCGCTCTCGGCGCGTGGACGCTGGAAGCTCTCGACCGCGCGCCCAGCGAACGCGATCGGGCTCAGCATGGAGAGTGGCGGCCTCGAGAGCGAGTTTCACGCGCACCGCGAGTCGCAGCTCATGTACCTGGTGCGTGGAGAGCTGCTCTGCGAAGCGTCGAGCGCCCTCTGGATCGTGCCGCCCCAGTCCGCGCTGTGGATCCCCGCCGCCGTGACGCACCGGATCCGCGCACGCGCACCGCTCGAAGGCTACAGCGTCTTCGTCGATCCCGACGCGGCGCCGAACCTCCCGCCGGAATGCTGCGCGGTGTCGGTGACGCCGCTCTTCCGCGAGCTCTTGCTTCGCCTGGCGACGCGCCCCGCGCTCTACGATCTCGACGGACCGGACGCGCGCCTGGTGGGCGTCCTCCTCGATGAACTCACGACGGTCTCGATCGAGAAGCATCGCCTGCCGATGCCGACCGATCCGCGGCTCCGTCGCCTGGTGGATGCGATGATCGCCGAGCCGGCCAGTGGCGCGACGACGAAAACCTGGGCCAAGCGGATCGGCGTCGGCGAGCGTACCCTGAACCGTCTTCTGGTCGAAGAGACGGGCCTGAGCTTCGGCCGCTGGCGCCACCAGCTCCACATCATCCTCGCCATCCAGAAGCTCTCCCGCGGCGCGACCGTGCAGAGCGTGGCGCTGGACCTGGGCTACGAGAGCGCGAGCAGCTTCGTGACCATGTTCCGCAAAGCGCTCGGCGCGTCGCCCGCGCGGTACATGGCGAGCCGCCTGGCCACGCTCGCGTGA
- a CDS encoding HNH endonuclease — protein MTERICYLCRRKLPNASFTFRSNGTYFSACKDCNRHVFAQRRRSRLAGAGGSFSTAEWQTLIAQYDRCPMCRRAWSEIPLLSGRSSTITADHIVPISKGGSNSIENIQPLCYSCNSKKGDKHAM, from the coding sequence ATGACCGAGCGCATCTGTTATCTGTGTCGCCGCAAGCTACCGAACGCTTCGTTCACCTTCAGAAGCAACGGCACCTACTTCTCGGCATGCAAGGACTGCAATCGCCATGTCTTCGCTCAACGGAGGCGCTCCCGCCTGGCTGGTGCTGGAGGCAGCTTCTCCACCGCAGAATGGCAGACGTTGATTGCCCAGTACGACCGCTGCCCGATGTGTCGTCGCGCGTGGAGCGAGATCCCGCTGCTGTCAGGAAGGTCCAGCACCATCACCGCAGACCACATCGTGCCGATCAGCAAGGGCGGCTCGAACTCGATCGAGAACATCCAGCCCCTCTGCTACTCCTGCAACTCGAAAAAAGGCGACAAGCACGCCATGTAG
- a CDS encoding ArsR/SmtB family transcription factor, which yields MQSAVVAENKIFQALADPSRRAIFESLTRGEAAVKDLTARFDISQPAISQHLATLKDAGLVNGRREGRCVYYRVEPRGLKPLVDWIAHYRAFWTEHVDRLEQLLDKMDP from the coding sequence ATGCAGAGCGCGGTCGTGGCCGAGAACAAGATCTTCCAGGCGCTGGCGGACCCCAGCCGCCGGGCGATCTTCGAATCGCTCACGCGTGGCGAAGCGGCGGTGAAGGACCTCACGGCGCGCTTCGACATCTCGCAGCCGGCGATCTCGCAGCACCTCGCCACGTTGAAGGATGCCGGCCTGGTGAACGGCCGGCGGGAGGGGCGCTGTGTCTACTACCGGGTGGAGCCGCGCGGCCTGAAGCCGCTCGTCGACTGGATCGCGCACTACCGCGCCTTCTGGACGGAGCACGTCGACCGCCTCGAGCAGCTGCTCGACAAGATGGACCCCTGA